In Nocardia sp. NBC_00403, the DNA window CGGCGCCGGTGATGAGTACGACACGGTTGTTCAGATTCTTGATCTTCATTGGTGACTCTAATCGGTAGTGGTGATCGCGGGCCCGCGGGACGCGGTCGGCGACAGACGGCGGCGCAGGAAATCCAGCTGATCGGCCAGCGCGCGCTGCAATGCGGGGCCGGCATGAACGTCGAGGTGGTCGATGGGGTATTCGCACAACTCGGCGCCCGCACCGGCCTCGGCGACCGCGCGGCGCGCGGCGGCGGGCGGGGTGAGGCTGTCGTTGGTGCCGACCTGCACCAGCAGCGGGCAAGATACCCGCGACGCGAACCGGATCGGCCGGTTGAACGCCAACTCCAGCGCGGTGCGCGCGCACACCTCGTTGCGCCAGCTCGGGCCCGCGACCGCGGCGTATGCCTGCGCCGCGCCGAGCTTGGCGACCATCGCTGTCGAGCCTGGCTCTCCGACCATCGGAACCAGGTGCGGCCGACGTCGAGTCAGCACCGTCAGCGCATCGCGTAGACCGTGGCCGGCCGCGCGAACCAGCTGACCCCCACCAGCGTTGCGGACCAGCTGCGCCAGCACCGCGACACCGTCGATTGCGGGCGTCAACGCGACCACCGCCGCGACGCGCCCGTCTGCGGCGCCGACACGAACGACGTGCCCGCCGGAATAGGAAATCCCCCACAGCACAATGCGGTCGGGGTCCACGCCGGGCAGCCGCCTCGCCGCGGCGGTTGCCGCGCGGTAGTCCTGGCGCTGGCGTGAGGCCGACACCAACTGGCGCGGTGACCCACTCGACGCGGCGAAACCGCGGTAGTCGAACAGCACCGCGTCCAGGCCCGCAGCGGCGAAGCCCTCCGCATATTCCGCCAAGCCCGCGATGTCCCGAGTGCCCGCGAACCCGGGCGCCATCACCACGCACGGCACACCCCGCGCACCGGCGAACGCAGCGCCGGTCGCGCGGAAATGCCAAGCGGCGCAGCGGTCGTGGCCACTGATGAAGCTGATCTCGTCCATACCCTCGGTCCCTAGTTCGTCCGCTCCAAGCGTGCGGGTCATGCTGGCAATAGCGGTCGATGTCGCTCGCGGCGCTGAAGCGCCGTACCTTGCTGGTTGCCTCGGTCGCAGCGTCCGCTGACCCAAAAGTAGGGCGAGGAGCTGTCCCGCCGGAATCGTCAGCGGCACACACTTGGCCAGGCGAGGTGTGCGGCAGCACACCAGATCGGCGCCAGG includes these proteins:
- a CDS encoding alpha/beta hydrolase, which codes for MDEISFISGHDRCAAWHFRATGAAFAGARGVPCVVMAPGFAGTRDIAGLAEYAEGFAAAGLDAVLFDYRGFAASSGSPRQLVSASRQRQDYRAATAAARRLPGVDPDRIVLWGISYSGGHVVRVGAADGRVAAVVALTPAIDGVAVLAQLVRNAGGGQLVRAAGHGLRDALTVLTRRRPHLVPMVGEPGSTAMVAKLGAAQAYAAVAGPSWRNEVCARTALELAFNRPIRFASRVSCPLLVQVGTNDSLTPPAAARRAVAEAGAGAELCEYPIDHLDVHAGPALQRALADQLDFLRRRLSPTASRGPAITTTD